The following are encoded together in the Thermomonas brevis genome:
- a CDS encoding polyhydroxyalkanoic acid system family protein → MSRIDIRHAHSLSAANARKAIEDIARKLQERFDVDYGWEGDTLNFSRAGIDGHIELADKALHVSAKLGFLAAMFKDPIEAEIKRVLKEKF, encoded by the coding sequence ATGTCCCGCATCGACATCCGCCACGCCCATTCCCTGTCCGCCGCCAACGCCCGCAAGGCGATCGAGGACATCGCCCGGAAGCTGCAGGAGCGCTTCGACGTGGACTACGGCTGGGAAGGCGACACCCTGAACTTCTCTCGCGCCGGCATCGACGGCCACATCGAACTGGCCGACAAGGCGCTGCACGTCTCGGCCAAGCTGGGCTTCCTGGCGGCGATGTTCAAGGACCCGATCGAAGCCGAGATCAAGCGGGTGTTGAAAGAGAAGTTCTGA